From Nocardioides sp. HDW12B, the proteins below share one genomic window:
- a CDS encoding sigma-70 family RNA polymerase sigma factor, with product MSGVLIEEGTVSPSRPVPVQAARPVQGTQGAQATEPAELVRRHRGRVLRLATRLTGNRSDAEDLTQEVFVRALTSADTLRPDGVEGWLHRVTTNLFLDHARRRARTRVDPWGDHLEARVRPAEAADTVLLDETFESDVESALTALAAPVRAVVVLVDLEGLSYAEAASVLDAKVGTVRSRLHRGRTQLRRALAHRDPRAARPTPERPARRGPRVRPPVLGVPSLGL from the coding sequence ATGAGCGGCGTGCTGATCGAGGAGGGGACGGTCAGCCCCTCGCGCCCGGTCCCCGTCCAGGCCGCGCGGCCCGTCCAGGGCACTCAGGGCGCCCAGGCCACGGAGCCCGCGGAGCTCGTACGACGCCACCGCGGCCGCGTGCTGCGGCTCGCGACCCGCCTGACCGGCAACCGGTCGGACGCCGAGGACCTCACCCAGGAGGTCTTCGTCCGTGCCCTCACCTCCGCCGACACCCTGCGACCCGACGGCGTCGAGGGCTGGCTGCACCGGGTGACGACCAACCTCTTCCTCGACCACGCCCGTCGTCGGGCCCGCACCCGGGTCGACCCGTGGGGCGACCACCTGGAGGCGCGGGTCAGGCCCGCCGAGGCCGCCGACACCGTCCTGCTGGACGAGACCTTCGAGTCCGACGTGGAGAGCGCGCTGACCGCCCTGGCCGCGCCGGTGCGGGCCGTCGTGGTGCTGGTCGACCTCGAGGGTCTCAGCTACGCCGAGGCGGCCTCGGTCCTGGACGCGAAGGTGGGCACGGTGCGCTCCCGCCTCCACCGGGGCCGCACCCAGCTGCGGCGGGCGCTGGCCCACCGCGACCCGCGGGCCGCGCGCCCGACCCCGGAGCGACCCGCCCGTCGCGGTCCCCGGGTCCGGCCCCCGGTGCTGGGGGTGCCGAGCCTCGGTCTCTGA
- a CDS encoding DUF3117 domain-containing protein, giving the protein MAAMKPRTGDGPLEVTKEGRGIVMRVPLEGGGRLVVELNAEEAGALEAALHQVVG; this is encoded by the coding sequence ATGGCGGCGATGAAGCCGCGGACGGGCGACGGTCCGCTCGAGGTGACCAAGGAGGGCCGCGGCATCGTCATGCGCGTCCCGCTCGAGGGCGGAGGCCGCCTCGTGGTCGAGCTCAACGCCGAGGAGGCCGGCGCCCTGGAGGCGGCCCTCCATCAGGTCGTGGGCTGA
- a CDS encoding Mrp/NBP35 family ATP-binding protein, whose amino-acid sequence MTSPSTEQITAALATVNDPEIRRPLTDLGMVDEIRVGDDGDVEVRILLTVSGCPMRDTLTNDVTAAVAKVPGVSRVAVEFGVMNDEQRSNLQASLRGGKAPKEIPFAKPGSLTRVIAVASGKGGVGKSSVTVNLATAMARQGLKVGIVDADIYGHSVPAMLGIADHRPTQVEEMIMPVPTEEGPSVISIGMLKPRRDQVVAWRGPMLDRALVQMLADVYWGDLDVLLLDLPPGTGDVAISLGQHLPNAEVVVVTTPQEAAAEVAERAGTMASMMHQRVVGVVENMSFLPCPHCGPEHRLDVFGTGGGERVARTLSQRLGYDVPLLGDIPLDERLRAGGDLGKPLVTSDPDAPAARSLSGIAERLSGRGRGLAGMQLGLAPAGKR is encoded by the coding sequence ATGACTTCCCCGTCCACCGAGCAGATCACCGCTGCCCTCGCCACCGTCAACGACCCCGAGATCCGCCGCCCCCTCACCGACCTGGGGATGGTCGACGAGATCCGGGTCGGCGACGACGGCGACGTCGAGGTGCGGATCCTGCTCACCGTGTCCGGCTGCCCCATGCGCGACACCCTGACCAACGACGTCACCGCCGCGGTCGCCAAGGTCCCCGGCGTCAGCCGCGTCGCCGTCGAGTTCGGCGTGATGAACGACGAGCAGCGCTCGAACCTCCAGGCCTCGCTGCGCGGCGGCAAGGCCCCCAAGGAGATCCCCTTCGCCAAGCCCGGCTCGCTGACCCGCGTGATCGCGGTCGCCTCCGGCAAGGGCGGCGTCGGCAAGTCCTCGGTCACCGTCAACCTCGCCACCGCGATGGCCCGTCAGGGACTCAAGGTCGGCATCGTCGACGCCGACATCTACGGCCACTCCGTCCCGGCCATGCTCGGGATCGCCGACCACCGCCCCACGCAGGTCGAGGAGATGATCATGCCCGTGCCGACCGAGGAGGGCCCCTCGGTCATCAGCATCGGCATGCTCAAGCCGCGGCGCGACCAGGTCGTCGCCTGGCGCGGACCCATGCTCGACCGGGCGCTGGTGCAGATGCTGGCCGACGTCTACTGGGGCGACCTCGACGTGCTGCTCCTCGACCTCCCGCCCGGCACCGGCGACGTCGCGATCTCGCTGGGCCAGCACCTGCCCAACGCCGAGGTCGTCGTGGTCACCACCCCGCAGGAGGCGGCCGCCGAGGTCGCCGAGCGCGCCGGCACGATGGCCTCGATGATGCACCAGCGCGTCGTCGGCGTCGTGGAGAACATGTCCTTCCTGCCCTGCCCGCACTGCGGCCCGGAGCACCGTCTCGACGTCTTCGGCACCGGCGGCGGCGAGCGCGTCGCGCGCACGCTGTCGCAGCGCCTCGGCTACGACGTGCCGCTGCTCGGCGACATCCCGCTCGACGAGCGGCTCCGCGCCGGCGGCGACCTCGGCAAGCCCCTGGTCACCAGCGACCCCGACGCCCCGGCCGCACGCTCGCTCAGCGGGATCGCCGAGCGCCTCTCCGGCCGCGGCCGCGGGCTCGCCGGCATGCAGCTCGGGCTGGCTCCGGCCGGGAAGCGCTGA
- a CDS encoding DUF1003 domain-containing protein, with the protein MARREPGSEGGRERRTPRLDQPRDARRLVPLRPQLEDDTFGRFAERFARFMGTARFLLYMSGFVVAWLIYNWLAPDDAKFDPFPFIFLTLMLSLQASYAAPLILLAQNRQEDRDRVIAEGDRMANSRAHADMEFLAREMASLRMALGEVATRDYVRSELRTLLSEIDDRMAPDEPAAALDEPLEPRDQPDPGRRGSSTGGHVG; encoded by the coding sequence GTGGCCAGGCGTGAGCCGGGCTCGGAGGGCGGTCGCGAGCGACGTACCCCCCGCCTGGACCAGCCCCGCGACGCCCGCCGCCTGGTGCCGCTGCGCCCCCAGCTCGAGGACGACACGTTCGGCCGCTTCGCCGAGCGCTTCGCGCGCTTCATGGGCACCGCGCGCTTCCTGCTCTACATGTCCGGCTTCGTCGTCGCGTGGCTGATCTACAACTGGCTGGCCCCCGACGACGCCAAGTTCGACCCGTTCCCCTTCATCTTCCTCACGCTGATGCTCAGCCTCCAGGCGTCGTACGCCGCCCCGCTCATCCTGCTCGCGCAGAACCGGCAGGAGGATCGCGACCGCGTCATCGCCGAGGGCGACCGGATGGCCAACTCCCGCGCCCACGCCGACATGGAGTTCCTGGCCCGCGAGATGGCCAGCCTGCGGATGGCCCTCGGCGAGGTCGCGACCCGCGACTACGTGCGCTCGGAGCTGCGGACGCTGCTGTCCGAGATCGACGACCGGATGGCGCCCGACGAGCCCGCCGCCGCCCTCGACGAGCCCCTCGAGCCGCGTGACCAACCCGACCCCGGACGCCGCGGGAGCAGCACCGGCGGGCACGTAGGCTGA
- a CDS encoding O-methyltransferase, with protein MSTGLKPASWTYAEQFVAEDEVLGNARARAQEVGVSPVGSGAGAALRFLASVIEARAVVEIGTGTGVSGVWLLRGMTSDGVLTTVDTEAEHQRLAKKSFTEAGIPPQRARLINGSALDVLPRLTDGHYDLVFCDGDKREYGDYLAEALRLLKPGGLVAFDNALWHDRVADPAQRDPETVAVRELGRSVQEHEGLVPLLLPMGDGLLVARKL; from the coding sequence ATTTCCACCGGACTCAAGCCCGCCAGCTGGACCTACGCCGAGCAGTTCGTCGCCGAGGACGAGGTGCTGGGCAACGCGCGGGCGCGGGCGCAGGAGGTCGGGGTGAGCCCCGTCGGCTCCGGCGCCGGAGCGGCCCTGCGGTTCCTGGCGTCGGTCATCGAGGCCCGCGCCGTCGTCGAGATCGGCACCGGCACCGGCGTCTCCGGGGTGTGGCTGCTGCGCGGCATGACCTCCGACGGCGTGCTCACCACGGTCGACACCGAGGCCGAGCACCAGCGGCTGGCCAAGAAGTCCTTCACCGAGGCCGGCATCCCGCCGCAGCGGGCGCGCCTGATCAACGGCTCGGCGCTCGACGTGCTCCCCCGCCTGACCGACGGCCACTACGACCTGGTCTTCTGCGACGGCGACAAGCGCGAGTACGGCGACTACCTCGCCGAGGCGCTGCGGCTGCTGAAGCCCGGCGGCCTGGTGGCCTTCGACAACGCGCTGTGGCACGACCGCGTCGCCGACCCGGCCCAGCGCGATCCCGAGACCGTGGCCGTGCGCGAGCTCGGTCGCAGCGTCCAGGAGCACGAGGGTCTCGTCCCGCTGCTGCTGCCGATGGGCGACGGTCTGCTGGTGGCGCGCAAGCTCTGA
- a CDS encoding enoyl-CoA hydratase-related protein has protein sequence MTSASSSADQPVIVTREGGVATLTLNRPEAMNSLDVATKEALLAAVTEVAEDPAVRCVVLTGTGRAFCVGQDLKEHVGLLEQGAEVLFTTVPEHYNPTVLALATMPKPVIAALNGVAAGAGASLALACDYRIAADSAGINLAFSGIALSCDTGSSWTLQRLVGPAKALELLYEPRTIKADECADLGIVTRVVAGDELAAEVATLAGRLAAGPTLSYAAIRRSVHFAATHDLPSSLDFEARMMTETGGTEDHRNAVDSFVAKQRPTFHAR, from the coding sequence ATGACGTCAGCCAGCAGCAGCGCCGACCAGCCCGTGATCGTGACCCGTGAGGGCGGCGTCGCGACCCTCACGCTCAACCGTCCCGAGGCCATGAACAGCCTCGACGTGGCGACCAAGGAGGCCCTGCTCGCGGCCGTCACCGAGGTCGCCGAGGACCCGGCGGTGCGCTGCGTCGTGCTCACCGGCACCGGCCGCGCCTTCTGCGTGGGCCAGGACCTCAAGGAGCACGTCGGGCTGCTCGAGCAGGGTGCCGAGGTGCTCTTCACGACCGTCCCGGAGCACTACAACCCGACCGTGCTGGCGCTGGCGACGATGCCGAAGCCGGTGATCGCGGCGCTCAACGGGGTGGCCGCGGGCGCGGGGGCCAGCCTCGCTCTGGCCTGCGACTACCGGATCGCCGCCGACTCCGCGGGCATCAACCTGGCCTTCTCCGGCATCGCGCTGTCCTGCGACACCGGGTCGTCGTGGACCCTGCAGCGGCTCGTCGGGCCCGCCAAGGCGCTGGAGCTGCTCTACGAGCCGCGCACGATCAAGGCCGACGAGTGCGCCGACCTGGGCATCGTCACCCGCGTCGTGGCCGGCGACGAGCTGGCCGCGGAGGTCGCGACCCTGGCCGGGCGCCTGGCCGCCGGCCCGACCCTGTCGTACGCCGCCATCCGGCGCTCGGTGCACTTCGCCGCCACCCACGACCTGCCGTCCTCGCTGGACTTCGAGGCCCGGATGATGACCGAGACCGGCGGCACCGAGGACCACCGCAACGCCGTCGACTCCTTCGTGGCCAAGCAGCGCCCCACCTTCCACGCCCGCTGA
- a CDS encoding sec-independent translocase, protein MMGIGFAEFLVIGVVAMLVFGPDRLPDFARQAGRMIRQVRGLARQARDDIRTELGPEYADFELTDLDPRRAIRKHVMEAWEDDEDDEDDEDDVKKAPAAPPLRSGERPPYDHEAT, encoded by the coding sequence ATGATGGGGATCGGGTTCGCCGAGTTCCTCGTCATCGGCGTGGTGGCCATGCTGGTCTTCGGACCCGACCGGCTGCCCGACTTCGCCCGTCAGGCCGGCCGCATGATCCGCCAGGTCCGCGGCCTCGCGCGCCAGGCGCGCGACGACATCCGCACCGAGCTCGGCCCCGAGTACGCCGACTTCGAGCTGACAGACCTCGACCCCCGCCGGGCCATCCGCAAGCACGTGATGGAGGCCTGGGAGGACGACGAGGACGACGAGGACGACGAGGACGACGTCAAGAAGGCCCCGGCGGCCCCGCCGCTGCGTTCCGGCGAACGGCCGCCGTACGACCACGAGGCCACCTGA
- a CDS encoding DNA-3-methyladenine glycosylase I — protein MTEPETSNGARPGPDGGLRCPWGLSTPDYLAYHDEEWGRPVHGESALFERLTLEAFQSGLSWITILRKREAFREVFSAFDPAVVASYDEARVAELLTDTRIVRNRSKVEAAVSNARAVLDLDGGLDALLWSFAPDGDRPAPRRLGDVPAVTGESTAMATELKRRGFRFVGPTTAYALMQATGMVNDHLADCTAR, from the coding sequence GTGACGGAGCCTGAGACCTCGAACGGCGCCCGGCCCGGGCCCGACGGGGGGCTGCGCTGTCCCTGGGGGCTGAGCACCCCGGACTACCTCGCCTACCACGACGAGGAGTGGGGCCGCCCGGTCCACGGCGAGTCGGCGCTCTTCGAGCGGCTCACGCTGGAGGCCTTCCAGTCCGGGCTGTCCTGGATCACGATCCTGCGCAAGCGCGAGGCCTTCCGGGAGGTCTTCAGTGCGTTCGACCCCGCCGTGGTGGCGTCGTACGACGAGGCGCGGGTCGCCGAGCTGCTGACCGACACCCGCATCGTGCGCAACCGCTCGAAGGTGGAGGCCGCGGTGTCCAACGCCCGTGCGGTGCTCGATCTCGACGGCGGCCTCGACGCGCTGCTGTGGTCCTTCGCGCCGGACGGGGACCGGCCCGCCCCGCGCAGGCTGGGCGACGTACCAGCGGTGACGGGGGAGTCGACCGCCATGGCCACGGAGCTCAAGCGCCGCGGCTTCCGCTTCGTCGGCCCCACCACGGCGTACGCCCTGATGCAGGCCACCGGCATGGTCAACGACCACCTCGCCGACTGCACCGCCCGCTGA
- a CDS encoding leucyl aminopeptidase family protein, protein MTLPNTPLRPHVSLGEDLASELPGADVLALPFLAEDGTLVLGPGAAELLERVDVDLIALLEHQGAKGRAGEVVEHVLLSRSARDPGDQDSGDGGAPLTLLLVGVGSSTPTDLRRAGAAVVRRSRSPQRAGDATGPRRVVTTVPALADDAGLRAFVEGLVLGGFRYDLKTGDPGLAPQVVLAGLVRPSARETALEAALATGGAGWAARTLALVPSNEKTPVWLAERAAEVASAQKLDIRVWDETQLRDGGFGGLTGVGQASANPPRLVQLDYAPSRASRRTPHVVLVGKGITFDTGGLSIKPADAMMNMKRDMTGAGVVLAVMEQLAALDCPVKVTGLMACAENSVSGSSLRPGDVVRHYGGRTSEVTNTDAEGRLVLADALAYAVAELKPDVLVDVATLTGAVKISLGQRTGGLFADDDGLAAQLDVAGKAAGEPLWRLPLVADYEERLESKVADADNAAGSPGAITAALFLQHFTGDVPWAHLDIASVGDSPVDAFEWTPGATGFGARLLLHWLEQRDPLDGVRTSGRAPSRGRGRP, encoded by the coding sequence ATGACGCTCCCGAACACGCCACTGCGACCGCACGTCAGCCTGGGTGAGGACCTCGCGTCCGAGCTGCCTGGGGCTGACGTGCTGGCGCTGCCGTTCCTGGCCGAGGACGGCACGCTCGTCCTCGGCCCGGGGGCCGCCGAGCTGCTCGAGCGCGTCGACGTCGACCTGATCGCCCTGCTCGAGCACCAGGGGGCGAAGGGCCGCGCCGGCGAGGTCGTGGAGCACGTGCTGCTGTCCCGCAGCGCCCGCGACCCCGGCGACCAGGACAGCGGGGACGGCGGCGCACCCCTCACGCTCCTGCTGGTCGGGGTCGGCTCCTCCACGCCGACCGACCTGCGTCGCGCCGGTGCCGCCGTCGTACGCCGCTCCCGCTCGCCCCAGCGCGCCGGCGACGCCACGGGCCCGCGACGGGTCGTGACCACGGTGCCGGCGCTCGCCGACGACGCGGGCCTGCGCGCCTTCGTCGAGGGCCTGGTGCTGGGGGGCTTCCGCTACGACCTCAAGACCGGCGACCCCGGGCTCGCGCCCCAGGTCGTGCTGGCCGGGCTGGTGCGCCCGTCCGCCCGCGAGACGGCTCTCGAGGCCGCGCTCGCCACGGGTGGCGCCGGCTGGGCCGCGCGCACGCTGGCGCTGGTGCCCTCGAACGAGAAGACCCCGGTGTGGCTCGCGGAGCGGGCGGCCGAGGTCGCGTCCGCGCAGAAGCTCGACATCCGGGTGTGGGACGAGACGCAGCTGCGTGACGGGGGCTTCGGCGGCCTGACCGGGGTCGGTCAGGCCTCGGCCAACCCGCCCCGGCTGGTGCAGCTCGACTACGCGCCGTCGCGGGCCTCACGGCGTACGCCGCACGTGGTGCTCGTCGGTAAGGGCATCACCTTCGACACCGGCGGCCTGTCCATCAAGCCGGCCGACGCGATGATGAACATGAAGCGCGACATGACCGGCGCCGGTGTGGTGCTGGCGGTCATGGAGCAGCTCGCCGCCCTCGACTGCCCGGTGAAGGTGACCGGGCTGATGGCCTGCGCCGAGAACTCCGTCAGCGGCTCCTCGCTGCGTCCCGGCGACGTGGTCCGCCACTACGGCGGCCGCACCAGCGAGGTCACCAACACCGACGCCGAGGGGCGGCTGGTGCTGGCTGACGCGCTCGCCTACGCCGTCGCCGAGCTCAAGCCCGACGTGCTCGTGGACGTGGCGACGCTGACCGGGGCGGTCAAGATCAGCCTGGGCCAGCGCACCGGCGGCCTCTTCGCCGACGACGACGGCCTCGCCGCGCAGCTCGACGTCGCCGGCAAGGCCGCGGGGGAGCCGCTGTGGCGGCTGCCGCTGGTGGCCGACTACGAGGAGCGCCTGGAGTCGAAGGTCGCCGACGCCGACAACGCCGCCGGCTCGCCGGGCGCCATCACCGCAGCGCTCTTCCTGCAGCACTTCACCGGCGACGTGCCGTGGGCCCACCTCGACATCGCCTCGGTCGGGGACTCCCCGGTCGACGCCTTCGAGTGGACCCCCGGCGCCACCGGCTTCGGGGCTCGGCTGCTGCTGCACTGGCTGGAGCAGCGTGACCCCCTCGACGGTGTCCGCACCTCGGGGCGGGCGCCGTCGAGGGGCCGCGGCCGCCCGTGA
- a CDS encoding CBS domain-containing protein codes for MTTSPSRVFVGRLTGLQVFDPAGDQVGRVRDLVILLRPGGRRPRVLGLVVEVLGRRNVFLPMTRVTSIDSGQVITTGVVNMRRFEQRAGETRVVAEMLDRKASARHSDLQGTVFDLAIEQERSRDWVISRVALQEGSKRFGRKGQTHVLEWEDIDGFTPEEAQGATHLLAALEEMKAADLAHVIHDLPAKRRGEVAAALADERLADVLEELPEEDQVEILGQLDDERAADVLEEMSPDDAADLIAELPPETAEALLALMEPDEAEDVRRLLSYEDRTAGGMMTTEPIILPPDATVAEALAHVRQAEVTPSLAALVYVTRPPLEPPTGRMIGVAHIQRLLREPPSTLVGSVVDEGVTALKVGDTLEDVARHLATYNLVAAAVTDDNNRLLGAVTVDDLLDHLLPENWRDHDSAESRLPTAARAARSLPGRLRGQA; via the coding sequence GTGACCACCTCCCCCAGCCGCGTCTTCGTGGGCCGACTGACCGGGCTGCAGGTCTTCGACCCCGCGGGCGACCAGGTCGGGCGGGTCCGCGACCTCGTGATCCTGCTGCGCCCCGGCGGCCGGCGCCCCCGCGTGCTCGGGCTCGTCGTGGAGGTGCTCGGACGCCGCAACGTCTTCCTGCCCATGACCCGGGTCACCAGCATCGACAGCGGCCAGGTCATCACCACCGGCGTGGTCAACATGCGGCGCTTCGAGCAGCGGGCCGGCGAGACCCGCGTCGTGGCCGAGATGCTCGACCGCAAGGCCTCCGCCCGGCACAGCGACCTCCAGGGCACGGTCTTCGACCTCGCCATCGAGCAGGAGCGCAGCCGCGACTGGGTCATCAGCCGCGTCGCCCTGCAGGAGGGGTCCAAGCGCTTCGGCCGCAAGGGCCAGACCCACGTCCTGGAGTGGGAGGACATCGACGGCTTCACCCCCGAGGAGGCCCAGGGCGCGACCCACCTGCTCGCCGCGCTCGAGGAGATGAAGGCCGCCGACCTCGCCCACGTCATCCACGACCTGCCCGCCAAGCGGCGTGGCGAGGTGGCGGCCGCGCTGGCCGACGAGCGGCTCGCCGACGTCCTCGAGGAGCTGCCGGAGGAGGACCAGGTCGAGATCCTCGGCCAGCTCGACGACGAGCGCGCCGCCGACGTCCTCGAGGAGATGTCGCCCGACGACGCCGCCGACCTCATCGCCGAGCTGCCGCCGGAGACGGCCGAGGCGCTGCTGGCGCTGATGGAGCCCGACGAGGCCGAGGACGTGCGCCGGCTGCTGTCCTACGAGGACCGCACCGCCGGCGGCATGATGACCACCGAGCCGATCATCCTGCCCCCCGACGCCACCGTGGCCGAGGCCCTCGCCCACGTCCGCCAGGCCGAGGTCACGCCCTCCCTGGCCGCGCTCGTCTACGTCACCCGCCCCCCGCTCGAGCCGCCCACCGGCCGCATGATCGGCGTCGCCCACATCCAGCGCCTGCTGCGCGAGCCCCCCAGCACGCTGGTCGGCTCGGTGGTCGACGAGGGCGTCACCGCCCTCAAGGTCGGCGACACCCTCGAGGACGTCGCGCGGCACCTCGCGACGTACAACCTGGTCGCCGCCGCCGTCACCGACGACAACAACCGGCTGCTCGGCGCGGTCACCGTCGACGACCTCCTCGACCACCTGCTGCCGGAGAACTGGCGCGACCACGACTCCGCCGAGAGCCGCCTGCCCACCGCCGCGCGCGCCGCCCGGTCGCTGCCGGGGAGGCTCCGTGGCCAGGCGTGA
- a CDS encoding GNAT family N-acetyltransferase → MRLVDPHPRFHRSFLAAADEFVAADEAMYANLLSWSADAGFAGVEFTRQGLEDPEEFAALCRFLVRQRDEDAPRPRQFVPFTELWMAEDDEYVGRISLRHELNELLYTWGGHIGYAVRPTARSRGLAGSALLQMLEVCDELDIDPVLITCDVDNEASRRTIESAGGVYEDTREGKLRYWIDLS, encoded by the coding sequence ATGAGGCTGGTCGACCCCCACCCGCGCTTCCACCGCTCGTTCCTCGCCGCGGCCGACGAGTTCGTCGCCGCCGACGAGGCGATGTACGCCAACCTCCTGTCCTGGTCCGCCGACGCCGGCTTCGCCGGGGTGGAGTTCACCCGCCAGGGGCTCGAGGACCCCGAGGAGTTCGCCGCGCTGTGCCGCTTCCTGGTGCGCCAGCGCGACGAGGACGCGCCCCGCCCGCGCCAGTTCGTGCCGTTCACCGAGCTATGGATGGCCGAGGACGACGAGTACGTCGGACGCATCTCGCTGCGCCACGAGCTCAACGAGCTGCTCTACACCTGGGGCGGCCACATCGGGTACGCCGTACGCCCGACCGCGCGGAGCCGGGGACTGGCCGGGTCGGCGCTGCTGCAGATGCTCGAGGTCTGCGACGAGCTCGACATCGACCCGGTGCTCATCACCTGCGACGTCGACAACGAGGCCTCACGGCGCACGATCGAGAGTGCGGGCGGCGTCTACGAGGACACCCGCGAGGGCAAGCTGCGCTACTGGATCGACCTGTCCTGA
- a CDS encoding trypsin-like peptidase domain-containing protein yields MSAPGDEPAAEDRSGASADDTQPIPARPGPYEPRPGSPWASASGDEPTRVLPTGAAPGPGPGSGTAPGTPSPGQRPPSGPPGYGPPPGWGRPPGGPAGPGGPGGPGGPGGPGRPPYGPPGPGYGQGPGSPYGPYGPPPGYPQGPARRGNGWILPVAIAAALVAGLVGGLLGGGLLLGLRSDDGGSVGLGDDPLAEEYAEPLAPGNTSVAAVASRLLPSTVQVRVVNDDDAEAQGGTGSGFVVDRAGHVITNNHVVAIAEEGAEIDVVDMNGRARTATVVGRSPVYDIAVLDVKDPRGLRPAALGSSRKMVVGQTVVAIGSPLGLSSTVTSGIVSALDRPVSVGAEDDSSYINAVQTDAAINPGNSGGPLVNLQGQVVGVNSAIATTGGGFGGQGGNIGVGFAIPMEQVRFTARQILQTGEAEYPVIGASVRTSKNRPGADIIEVEEGTPAAEAGLRTGDRVTEIEGTFVSDANSLIVKIRSQRPGQTVTLTVERNGDEQEVDVTLAGRVG; encoded by the coding sequence GTGAGTGCACCCGGGGACGAGCCAGCAGCCGAGGACAGGTCCGGCGCGTCCGCGGACGACACCCAGCCGATCCCGGCCCGACCCGGTCCCTACGAGCCCCGCCCGGGGTCCCCCTGGGCCTCGGCCAGCGGCGACGAGCCCACCCGCGTGCTGCCCACCGGTGCCGCCCCCGGCCCCGGTCCCGGTTCCGGCACCGCCCCCGGCACGCCGTCGCCGGGCCAGCGCCCGCCGTCCGGTCCTCCCGGCTACGGCCCGCCGCCCGGCTGGGGTCGCCCCCCGGGCGGACCCGCAGGGCCCGGAGGTCCCGGAGGTCCCGGAGGTCCCGGAGGTCCCGGCCGACCGCCGTACGGACCTCCCGGCCCGGGCTACGGCCAGGGCCCGGGGAGCCCCTACGGTCCCTACGGCCCGCCCCCCGGCTACCCGCAGGGCCCGGCCCGGCGGGGCAACGGCTGGATCCTCCCGGTCGCGATCGCCGCCGCGCTCGTGGCCGGGCTCGTCGGCGGCCTGCTCGGAGGCGGCCTGCTGCTCGGGCTGCGCTCCGACGACGGTGGGTCGGTCGGGCTGGGGGACGACCCCCTCGCCGAGGAGTACGCCGAGCCCCTCGCGCCCGGCAACACGAGCGTGGCGGCCGTGGCCTCCCGCCTCCTGCCCAGCACCGTCCAGGTCCGGGTCGTCAACGACGACGACGCCGAGGCCCAGGGCGGCACCGGCTCGGGCTTCGTCGTGGACCGCGCGGGCCACGTCATCACCAACAACCACGTCGTCGCGATCGCCGAGGAGGGCGCCGAGATCGACGTCGTCGACATGAACGGCCGCGCCCGCACCGCCACGGTGGTGGGCCGCAGCCCCGTCTACGACATCGCCGTCCTCGACGTGAAGGACCCCCGCGGGCTGCGTCCCGCCGCCCTCGGCAGCTCGCGCAAGATGGTCGTCGGCCAGACCGTCGTCGCCATCGGCTCCCCGCTGGGGCTGTCCAGCACCGTCACCTCGGGCATCGTCAGCGCGCTCGACCGGCCGGTGAGCGTGGGGGCGGAGGACGACTCGTCCTACATCAACGCCGTGCAGACCGACGCCGCGATCAACCCGGGCAACTCGGGAGGACCGCTGGTCAACCTGCAGGGCCAGGTGGTCGGGGTGAACTCGGCCATCGCCACGACCGGTGGTGGTTTCGGCGGCCAGGGCGGCAACATCGGGGTCGGTTTCGCGATCCCGATGGAGCAGGTCCGCTTCACCGCCCGCCAGATCCTCCAGACCGGTGAGGCGGAGTACCCCGTCATCGGGGCCAGCGTGCGGACCAGCAAGAACCGCCCGGGCGCCGACATCATCGAGGTCGAGGAGGGCACCCCGGCCGCGGAGGCGGGGCTGCGCACCGGCGACCGGGTCACCGAGATCGAGGGCACCTTCGTGTCCGACGCGAACTCGCTGATCGTCAAGATCCGCAGCCAGCGCCCGGGGCAGACGGTGACGCTCACCGTGGAGCGCAACGGCGACGAGCAGGAGGTCGACGTCACGCTGGCCGGACGCGTCGGCTGA
- a CDS encoding DivIVA domain-containing protein — MTWFFALLVMAVLGVVAVVAVGRGGGLEETFDDRPDPRVPDGPLSASDLRRVRFTTAFRGYRMSEVDALLERLAVQVDDARGAPGTTGGDARSGTPGGDARSGTTGSDARSGTTGGDARTGTTE, encoded by the coding sequence ATGACCTGGTTCTTCGCGCTCCTGGTGATGGCCGTCCTCGGGGTGGTCGCCGTCGTCGCGGTCGGGCGCGGCGGGGGCCTGGAGGAGACCTTCGACGACCGGCCCGACCCGCGGGTCCCGGATGGTCCGCTCTCGGCCTCCGACCTGCGACGGGTGCGCTTCACCACCGCGTTCCGCGGCTACCGGATGTCGGAGGTCGACGCGTTGCTCGAGCGGCTCGCCGTCCAGGTCGACGACGCCCGCGGGGCGCCGGGGACCACCGGGGGCGACGCGCGGAGCGGTACCCCCGGGGGCGACGCGCGGAGCGGGACCACCGGGAGCGATGCGCGGAGCGGGACCACCGGGGGCGATGCGCGCACCGGGACCACCGAGTGA